One stretch of Streptomyces sp. 135 DNA includes these proteins:
- a CDS encoding inositol monophosphatase family protein — protein MTDPLKALKAELLDVALEAAHRAGVFLRDGRPDDLGVAATKSSAVDVVTEMDIASEKLITDFLAERRPDDGVLGEEGASLEGSSGVQWVVDPIDGTVNYLYGRPDWCVSIAARKDGETLVGVVHAPVRGETYRAVLGEGAFVGDRPARVRPAPPFGQALVGTGFGYLTERRARQAEVARHLVPKVRDIRRGGSAAIDLCDVALGRLDAYYERGLNPWDFAAGDLVAREAGALTGGRPGEALSGELAIAAAPGLFEPLQDLLEDLGAWHD, from the coding sequence ATGACGGACCCGCTGAAGGCGCTCAAGGCCGAGCTGCTCGACGTCGCCCTGGAGGCCGCGCACCGCGCCGGTGTCTTCCTGCGCGACGGCCGCCCCGATGACCTGGGCGTGGCGGCCACCAAGTCCAGCGCCGTGGACGTCGTCACCGAGATGGACATCGCCTCGGAGAAGCTCATCACCGACTTCCTCGCCGAGCGCAGGCCGGACGACGGCGTGCTCGGCGAGGAGGGCGCGAGCCTGGAGGGCAGCAGCGGCGTGCAGTGGGTCGTCGACCCGATCGATGGCACCGTCAACTACCTGTACGGCCGCCCGGACTGGTGCGTGTCCATCGCCGCCCGCAAGGACGGCGAGACCCTCGTCGGGGTCGTCCACGCCCCGGTCCGCGGCGAGACGTACCGCGCGGTCCTCGGCGAGGGCGCCTTCGTCGGCGACCGCCCCGCGCGCGTGCGCCCCGCGCCGCCGTTCGGTCAGGCCCTGGTCGGCACCGGCTTCGGCTATCTCACCGAGCGCCGTGCCCGGCAGGCCGAGGTCGCCCGGCACCTCGTCCCGAAGGTGCGCGACATCCGCCGCGGCGGCTCGGCGGCGATCGACCTGTGCGACGTCGCGCTGGGCAGGCTGGACGCGTACTACGAGCGAGGGCTCAACCCCTGGGACTTCGCGGCGGGCGACCTCGTCGCGCGGGAAGCGGGCGCCCTGACCGGTGGCCGCCCCGGAGAGGCCCTGTCGGGCGAGCTGGCCATCGCTGCCGCACCCGGCCTCTTCGAGCCCCTCCAGGACCTCCTGGAGGACCTCGGGGCCTGGCACGACTGA
- a CDS encoding DUF3093 domain-containing protein encodes MQPYEERLTAPRSWWFASVLVGVAMALIMLPFGTLPLLGGLVGGTAVAAVVTSAYGSVRIRVVAGSLVAGDARIPVSALGEAEVLTGEETRAWRSYKADPRAFMLLRAYIPTALRVTITDPADPTPYAYLSTRHPQALAEALESVRQSAP; translated from the coding sequence ATGCAGCCTTACGAAGAACGCCTGACCGCACCCCGTTCGTGGTGGTTCGCCTCGGTCCTGGTGGGTGTGGCGATGGCCCTGATCATGCTGCCGTTCGGCACGCTGCCGCTCCTCGGCGGCCTGGTCGGCGGCACGGCGGTGGCGGCGGTCGTCACCAGTGCGTACGGCTCGGTGCGGATCCGCGTGGTGGCCGGCTCGCTGGTCGCCGGCGACGCGAGGATCCCGGTGTCCGCCCTGGGTGAGGCGGAGGTCCTGACGGGCGAGGAGACCCGCGCCTGGCGCTCCTACAAGGCCGACCCGCGCGCCTTCATGCTGCTGCGCGCCTACATCCCCACGGCCCTGCGCGTGACCATCACGGACCCGGCGGACCCGACGCCGTACGCCTACCTCTCGACGAGGCACCCGCAGGCCTTGGCGGAAGCCCTGGAATCGGTGCGCCAGAGCGCCCCTTAA
- a CDS encoding response regulator transcription factor, which yields MRVLVVEDEQLLADAVATGLRREAMAVDVVYDGAAALERIGVNDYDVVVLDRDLPLVHGDDVCRKIVELGMPTRVLMLTASGDVSDRVEGLEIGADDYLPKPFAFSELTARVRALGRRTSVPLPPVLERAGIKLDPNRREVFRDGKEIQLAPKEFAVLEVLLRSEGAVVSAEQLLEKAWDENTDPFTNVVRVTVMTLRRKLGEPAVIVTVPGSGYRI from the coding sequence GTGCGCGTACTCGTCGTCGAGGACGAGCAGCTGCTCGCCGATGCGGTGGCCACCGGACTGCGCCGGGAGGCCATGGCCGTCGACGTCGTGTACGACGGGGCGGCCGCCCTGGAGCGCATCGGCGTCAACGACTACGACGTGGTGGTGCTCGACCGGGACCTCCCGCTCGTGCACGGCGACGACGTCTGCCGCAAGATCGTCGAGCTCGGCATGCCGACCCGCGTCCTGATGCTCACCGCGTCGGGCGATGTCAGCGACCGCGTCGAGGGACTGGAGATCGGCGCCGACGACTACCTCCCCAAGCCCTTCGCGTTCAGCGAGCTCACGGCACGCGTGCGTGCCCTCGGGCGGCGCACCAGCGTGCCGCTGCCGCCCGTCCTGGAGCGGGCCGGGATCAAGCTCGACCCCAACCGTCGCGAGGTCTTCCGCGACGGCAAGGAGATCCAGCTGGCCCCCAAGGAGTTCGCCGTCCTCGAAGTGCTGCTGCGCAGCGAGGGCGCGGTCGTCTCCGCGGAGCAGCTCCTGGAGAAGGCCTGGGACGAGAACACCGACCCGTTCACGAACGTGGTCCGGGTCACCGTCATGACCCTGCGCCGCAAGCTCGGTGAGCCCGCCGTCATCGTGACGGTCCCGGGCTCCGGTTACCGGATCTGA
- a CDS encoding PaaI family thioesterase: protein MSGTSAALTPPADAIAPVRHPDAPAPGELIGAHYEHCFGCGEGQAHGLHLAARAGEGVTVTAEFTVREAHQGAPGLAHGGVLATALDETLGSLNWLLRVIAVTGRLETDFARPVPLGTVLFLEAEVTAVAGRKIYSRATGRIGGPDGPVAVRADALFIEVKVDHFIDNGRPEEIRAAMNDPDQIRRARAFEVNP, encoded by the coding sequence GTGAGTGGTACATCTGCAGCTCTGACGCCCCCGGCCGACGCCATAGCGCCCGTCCGCCACCCCGACGCGCCCGCCCCCGGCGAGCTGATCGGTGCCCATTACGAACACTGCTTCGGGTGCGGCGAGGGCCAGGCGCACGGGCTGCACCTCGCGGCCCGCGCCGGCGAGGGTGTGACCGTCACTGCCGAGTTCACCGTGCGCGAGGCGCACCAGGGCGCCCCGGGCCTCGCCCACGGCGGTGTCCTCGCCACCGCCCTCGACGAGACGCTGGGCTCGCTGAACTGGCTGCTGCGGGTGATCGCCGTGACCGGCCGCCTGGAGACCGACTTCGCACGGCCCGTGCCGCTGGGCACCGTGCTGTTCCTGGAGGCCGAGGTCACCGCCGTCGCCGGTCGGAAGATCTACTCCAGGGCCACCGGCCGGATCGGCGGTCCCGACGGGCCCGTCGCGGTCCGCGCCGACGCCCTCTTCATCGAGGTGAAGGTCGACCACTTCATCGACAACGGCCGCCCGGAGGAGATCCGGGCCGCCATGAACGACCCGGACCAGATCCGGCGTGCCCGCGCTTTCGAGGTGAACCCGTGA
- a CDS encoding ferrochelatase, with protein sequence MSDALDPTPYDALLLLSFGGPEGPDDVVPFLENVTRGRGIPKERLKEVGQHYFLFGGVSPINDQNRALLDALRKDFAEHGLDLPVYWGNRNWAPYLTDTLREMVTDGHRRILVLATSAYASYSGCRQYRENLADSLAALEAEGLELPRIDKLRHYFNHPGFVRPMIDGVLKSLSELPEDVRDGAHLAFTTHSIPNAAADTSGPTEDHGDGGAYVKEHLDVARLIADAVREETGVEHPWQLVYQSRSGAPHIPWLEPDICDHLEERHGAGAPAVVMVPIGFVSDHMEVLYDLDTEAEAKAAELGLPVRRSATVGADPRFAAAIRDLVLERAAKESGTPVTPCALGTLGASHDLCPVGCCPARAPKPAAAGADSPYA encoded by the coding sequence ATGTCCGATGCGCTCGATCCCACTCCCTACGACGCCCTGCTGCTGCTCTCGTTCGGCGGCCCCGAGGGCCCCGACGACGTGGTCCCGTTCCTGGAGAACGTGACGCGCGGGCGCGGCATCCCCAAGGAGCGGCTCAAGGAGGTGGGGCAGCACTACTTCCTGTTCGGCGGGGTCAGCCCGATCAACGACCAGAACCGCGCCCTCCTCGACGCCCTGCGCAAGGACTTCGCGGAGCACGGCCTGGACCTGCCGGTCTACTGGGGCAATCGCAACTGGGCGCCGTACCTCACCGACACCCTGCGCGAGATGGTCACCGACGGCCACCGCCGCATCCTGGTCCTGGCCACCAGTGCGTACGCCTCGTACTCGGGCTGCCGCCAGTACCGCGAGAACCTCGCCGACTCCCTCGCCGCCCTGGAGGCCGAGGGCCTGGAGCTGCCGCGGATCGACAAGCTCCGGCACTACTTCAACCACCCCGGCTTCGTGCGCCCCATGATCGACGGCGTCCTGAAGTCCCTCTCCGAACTGCCCGAGGACGTACGGGACGGCGCGCACCTCGCCTTCACGACGCACTCCATCCCGAACGCCGCGGCCGACACATCGGGCCCGACCGAGGACCACGGCGACGGCGGTGCCTACGTCAAGGAGCACCTGGACGTCGCCCGCCTCATCGCCGACGCGGTGCGCGAGGAGACCGGCGTCGAGCACCCCTGGCAGCTCGTCTACCAGTCGCGCAGCGGCGCGCCGCACATCCCGTGGCTGGAGCCGGACATCTGCGACCACCTGGAGGAGCGGCACGGCGCCGGCGCCCCCGCGGTGGTCATGGTCCCCATCGGCTTCGTCTCGGACCACATGGAGGTCCTGTACGACCTCGACACCGAGGCCGAGGCCAAGGCCGCCGAGCTGGGCCTGCCGGTCCGCCGCTCGGCGACGGTCGGCGCCGACCCGCGGTTCGCCGCGGCGATCAGGGACCTGGTCCTGGAGCGCGCGGCCAAGGAGAGCGGCACGCCCGTCACCCCCTGCGCCCTCGGGACGCTGGGCGCGAGCCACGACCTGTGCCCGGTGGGCTGCTGCCCGGCCCGCGCCCCGAAGCCCGCGGCCGCCGGCGCCGACAGCCCGTACGCGTGA
- a CDS encoding D-arabinono-1,4-lactone oxidase, translating to MSTGTGTASGKSTAAWRNWAGNVTARPARETTPASVDELSEALRRAKADGLRAKPVGTGHSFTAAAATDGLLIRPDLLTGIRAIDRTAGTVTVEAGTPLKRLNTALAREGLSLTNMGDIMEQTVSGAVSTGTHGTGRDSASIAAQITGLELVTADGTILTCSAEENPDVFAAARVGLGALGVITAITFAVEPVFFLTAREEPMTFDRVTSDFEALFTENEHFEFYWFPHTGNCNTKRNNRSPGPVAPPSRISAFVEDELLSNGLFQAVNSLGRAFPVTIPGIAKISSKALSARTYTDIPYKVFTSPRRVRFMEMEYAVPREALVETLRELKAMVERSRLRISFPVEVRTAPADDIALSTASGRESAYIAVHMYKGTPYQAYFAAAERIFTAHEGRPHWGKLHTRDAEYFAEAYPRFDEFTAVRDRLDPDRMFANAYLRRVLGD from the coding sequence ATGAGCACGGGAACGGGCACGGCCAGCGGGAAGAGCACAGCGGCGTGGCGTAACTGGGCGGGCAACGTCACCGCGCGGCCCGCCAGGGAGACCACCCCCGCCTCGGTGGACGAGCTGTCCGAGGCCCTGCGCCGCGCCAAGGCCGACGGCCTGCGGGCGAAGCCCGTCGGCACGGGTCACTCCTTCACGGCGGCGGCCGCGACCGACGGCCTCCTCATACGGCCCGATCTCCTCACCGGCATCCGCGCGATCGACCGGACGGCGGGCACGGTCACCGTGGAGGCCGGCACCCCGCTGAAGCGCCTGAACACGGCGCTCGCCCGCGAGGGCCTGTCGCTCACGAACATGGGCGACATCATGGAGCAGACGGTCTCCGGAGCCGTCAGCACCGGCACGCACGGCACGGGCCGCGACTCGGCCTCGATCGCCGCCCAGATCACGGGCCTTGAGCTGGTCACCGCCGACGGCACGATCCTGACCTGCTCCGCCGAGGAGAACCCCGACGTCTTCGCCGCCGCCCGCGTGGGGCTCGGGGCGCTCGGCGTGATCACCGCCATCACCTTCGCCGTGGAACCGGTCTTCTTCCTGACCGCCCGTGAGGAGCCGATGACGTTCGACCGGGTCACGAGCGACTTCGAGGCGCTCTTCACCGAGAACGAGCACTTCGAGTTCTACTGGTTCCCGCACACCGGCAACTGCAACACCAAGCGCAACAACCGCAGCCCGGGTCCCGTGGCCCCGCCCAGCAGGATCAGCGCCTTCGTAGAGGACGAGTTGCTCTCCAACGGCCTCTTCCAGGCGGTCAACTCCCTCGGCCGGGCCTTCCCCGTGACCATCCCCGGCATCGCCAAGATCTCCAGCAAGGCGCTGTCCGCCCGCACGTACACGGACATCCCTTACAAGGTCTTCACCAGCCCGCGCCGGGTGCGCTTCATGGAGATGGAGTACGCCGTTCCGCGCGAGGCCCTCGTGGAGACCCTGCGTGAGCTGAAGGCCATGGTCGAGCGTTCGCGGCTGCGGATCAGCTTCCCCGTGGAGGTCCGCACGGCGCCGGCGGACGACATCGCGCTCTCCACGGCCTCGGGCCGGGAGAGCGCGTACATCGCCGTCCACATGTACAAGGGCACGCCGTACCAGGCGTACTTCGCGGCGGCGGAGCGGATCTTCACCGCGCACGAGGGGCGGCCGCACTGGGGCAAGCTGCACACGCGCGACGCGGAGTACTTCGCCGAGGCGTACCCCCGCTTCGATGAGTTCACCGCCGTGCGCGACCGCCTGGACCCGGACCGCATGTTCGCCAACGCCTACCTGCGGCGGGTCCTCGGCGACTGA
- a CDS encoding DUF3710 domain-containing protein: MFGRRKKDSAAEDAAGADEQVVDGVNGAESAGSADVARSRVRLEPEPRPDGPWDISEVREPGEGRVDLGGLFVPGVEGMELRVEVAGDAIVAATVVLQDSAIQLQGFAAPKKEGIWGEVREEIATGITQQGGVIDEVEGPLGWELRAQVPVQLPDGTGGVQVVRFIGVDGPRWFLRGVISGQGAVQPQAAGLLEQIFRDTVVVRGEGPMAPRDPIVLKLPDDAQMVAEGSVQQEQQEGSRFSGGMGQLQRGPEITEVR, encoded by the coding sequence GTGTTCGGACGTCGCAAGAAGGACAGTGCCGCCGAGGACGCGGCAGGCGCGGACGAGCAGGTCGTCGACGGCGTGAACGGCGCTGAGTCCGCCGGCTCCGCCGACGTCGCGCGCTCGCGCGTGAGGCTCGAGCCGGAGCCCCGTCCCGACGGTCCCTGGGACATCTCAGAGGTCCGTGAGCCCGGCGAGGGCCGCGTGGACCTCGGCGGGCTCTTCGTGCCGGGGGTCGAGGGCATGGAGCTGCGGGTGGAGGTCGCGGGCGACGCGATCGTCGCGGCCACCGTCGTGCTCCAGGACAGCGCCATCCAGCTGCAGGGCTTCGCCGCCCCCAAGAAGGAGGGCATCTGGGGCGAGGTCCGCGAGGAGATCGCCACCGGAATCACCCAGCAGGGCGGTGTCATCGACGAGGTCGAGGGCCCCCTCGGCTGGGAGCTGCGCGCGCAGGTCCCGGTACAGCTGCCGGACGGCACCGGTGGGGTGCAGGTCGTGCGCTTCATCGGCGTCGACGGGCCGCGCTGGTTCCTGCGCGGTGTGATCTCCGGGCAGGGCGCGGTGCAGCCGCAGGCCGCCGGCCTCCTGGAGCAGATCTTCCGGGACACCGTCGTCGTCCGCGGCGAGGGCCCGATGGCCCCGCGCGACCCGATCGTCCTGAAGCTGCCGGACGACGCGCAGATGGTCGCCGAGGGCAGCGTCCAGCAGGAGCAGCAGGAAGGCTCGCGCTTCTCGGGCGGCATGGGGCAGCTCCAGCGCGGCCCCGAGATCACCGAGGTCCGCTGA
- a CDS encoding MFS transporter, giving the protein MPSSYRALFAAPGTKAFSTAGFLGRMPLSMMGIGIVTMVSQLTGRYGLAGALSATVALSAAAIGPQISRLVDRHGQRRVLRPATLVSLAAVAGLLLCAKFETPDWTLFLFAALVGCVPSVGSMIRARWAVLYRGTPQLHTAYSFESVVDEVCFIFGPIISIGLSTVWFPEAGPLLAGGFLAVGVFWLTAQRATEPVPHPREHHTRGSALRSGGLQVLVATFVATGAIFGSIDVVTVAYAEDQGHKSAASLVLAVYALGSCLAGAVFGLLHFKGAPARRWLLGVCAMAVSMIPLQLVGNLLFLAVALFVAGLSIAPTMITTMALVEEHVPRAKLTEGMTWVSTGLAVGVALGSSAAGWVIDAAGSEAGYTVPGISGAAAVVVGLLGYRRLKRPVPRRGGTDEHGNGHGQREEHSGVA; this is encoded by the coding sequence GTGCCCAGCTCCTACCGAGCCCTCTTCGCCGCCCCCGGCACCAAGGCGTTCTCCACGGCCGGGTTCCTCGGCCGTATGCCGCTTTCGATGATGGGCATCGGCATCGTGACGATGGTGTCCCAGCTGACCGGGCGGTACGGCCTCGCCGGCGCGCTCTCGGCGACGGTGGCGCTGTCCGCCGCCGCGATCGGGCCGCAGATCTCCCGCCTGGTGGACCGGCACGGCCAGCGCCGGGTGCTCAGGCCTGCCACGCTGGTCTCCCTGGCCGCGGTCGCAGGGCTGCTGCTGTGCGCGAAGTTCGAGACGCCGGACTGGACGCTGTTCCTCTTCGCCGCCCTGGTCGGCTGTGTGCCGAGCGTGGGCTCGATGATCCGGGCCCGCTGGGCCGTCCTGTACCGCGGCACCCCGCAGCTGCACACCGCGTACTCCTTCGAGTCCGTGGTGGACGAGGTCTGCTTCATCTTCGGGCCGATCATCTCGATCGGGCTCTCCACGGTGTGGTTCCCCGAGGCCGGGCCGCTGCTCGCGGGGGGCTTCCTCGCCGTCGGTGTCTTCTGGCTGACGGCCCAGCGGGCCACCGAGCCGGTGCCCCACCCGCGCGAGCACCACACCAGGGGCTCGGCATTGCGTTCAGGCGGCCTCCAGGTGCTCGTCGCCACGTTCGTCGCGACCGGCGCGATCTTCGGGTCGATCGACGTGGTCACCGTGGCGTACGCGGAGGACCAGGGCCACAAGTCCGCGGCGAGCCTGGTGCTCGCGGTCTACGCGCTCGGCTCCTGCCTCGCCGGAGCGGTCTTCGGGCTGCTGCACTTCAAGGGGGCACCGGCCCGCAGGTGGCTGCTGGGCGTCTGCGCGATGGCCGTGAGTATGATCCCGCTTCAACTGGTCGGGAACCTGCTGTTTCTGGCCGTGGCGCTGTTCGTCGCGGGCCTTTCCATCGCACCCACAATGATCACGACGATGGCCCTCGTCGAGGAGCACGTACCACGCGCGAAGCTGACCGAGGGCATGACCTGGGTGAGCACCGGACTCGCGGTCGGCGTCGCGCTCGGCTCCTCCGCGGCCGGCTGGGTGATCGACGCCGCGGGATCGGAGGCCGGGTACACGGTCCCGGGGATCTCCGGGGCCGCCGCGGTCGTCGTCGGGCTCCTGGGCTATCGCCGGCTGAAGAGGCCGGTTCCGCGACGGGGAGGGACCGATGAGCACGGGAACGGGCACGGCCAGCGGGAAGAGCACAGCGGCGTGGCGTAA
- a CDS encoding HAMP domain-containing sensor histidine kinase gives MAATPAPPAAPPKPTWDPRKVEAPFPWLRPTIRIRLTLLYGGMFLIAGILLLSIIYLLAAQALNVGSDLPFRVTGKSSVSSDSCANFRLLPEGPTEAQLNAALNECVNTMRQNALDNLLSRSLLALLGLAVIAFAFGYAMAGRVLSPLGRITRTARRVAGTDLTRRIELDGPDDELKELSDTFDEMLDRLERAFTAQQRFVGNASHELRTPLAINRTLLEVHLSDPGAPPELHQLGKTLLATNERSEQLVEGLLLLARSDNQIVERKPVDLAEVADRAVDQVRGEAEAKGVEIRGERGPAVVQGNGVLLERIALNLVQNAVRYNVPDEGWVEVTTEAQHGQAVLVVSNTGPVVPAYEIDNLFEPFRRLRTERTGSDKGVGLGLSIARSVARAHGGRIIAEPREGGGLVMRVTLPI, from the coding sequence GTGGCCGCGACACCCGCGCCACCGGCGGCGCCTCCGAAGCCGACATGGGACCCGAGGAAGGTCGAAGCGCCCTTCCCCTGGCTGCGTCCCACCATCCGCATACGCCTCACACTGCTCTACGGCGGCATGTTCCTGATCGCGGGCATCCTGCTGCTGTCGATCATCTACCTGCTCGCCGCGCAGGCGTTGAACGTGGGCAGTGACCTGCCGTTCAGGGTCACGGGCAAGTCCTCGGTGAGCAGTGACAGCTGCGCCAACTTCCGGCTGCTCCCCGAGGGCCCCACGGAGGCACAGCTCAACGCCGCGCTGAACGAGTGCGTCAACACGATGCGCCAGAACGCCCTGGACAACCTCCTCAGCCGTTCACTTCTGGCCCTCCTCGGCCTCGCCGTGATCGCCTTCGCCTTCGGGTACGCGATGGCGGGCCGCGTGCTCTCGCCGCTGGGCCGCATCACCCGTACCGCCCGCAGGGTGGCCGGCACGGACCTGACCCGGCGCATCGAGCTCGACGGCCCGGACGACGAGCTGAAGGAGCTCTCCGACACCTTCGACGAGATGCTCGACCGCCTGGAGCGGGCCTTCACCGCCCAGCAGCGGTTCGTCGGCAACGCCTCGCACGAGCTGCGCACGCCGCTGGCGATCAACCGCACGCTCCTGGAAGTGCACCTCTCGGACCCCGGGGCGCCCCCCGAGCTCCACCAGCTCGGCAAGACGCTCCTGGCCACCAACGAACGCAGCGAGCAACTCGTGGAGGGCCTGCTGCTGCTCGCCCGCAGCGACAACCAGATCGTCGAGCGCAAGCCCGTCGACCTGGCCGAGGTCGCCGACCGCGCCGTCGACCAGGTGCGAGGCGAGGCCGAGGCGAAGGGCGTGGAGATCCGCGGGGAGCGCGGCCCGGCCGTCGTGCAGGGCAACGGCGTACTCCTGGAGCGGATCGCCCTGAACCTCGTCCAGAACGCCGTCAGGTACAACGTGCCGGACGAGGGGTGGGTCGAGGTCACCACGGAGGCGCAGCACGGCCAGGCGGTCCTGGTGGTGTCGAACACGGGCCCCGTGGTGCCCGCATACGAGATCGACAACCTCTTCGAGCCGTTCCGCAGGCTGCGGACCGAGCGGACGGGCAGCGACAAGGGCGTCGGGCTCGGCCTGTCGATCGCCCGGTCGGTGGCCAGGGCCCACGGGGGCCGTATCATCGCGGAGCCGCGCGAGGGGGGTGGGCTCGTGATGCGAGTCACGCTTCCCATCTGA
- the dut gene encoding dUTP diphosphatase, translating into MSRTPSGELNVLIRRVDPEVPLPEYAQPGDAGCDLRTTEAGELAPGERTVLPTGVSIALPEGYAAFVHPRSGLAARCGVALVNAPGTVDAGYRGEIKVIVVNLDPRESVRFERFDRIAQLVVQRVEKVRFQEVAELPVSARAEGGFGSTGGHAAVGVGSGVSQGEQTGGNRYASVVSDREGQ; encoded by the coding sequence ATGTCCCGTACCCCTTCCGGCGAGCTGAACGTGCTGATCAGGCGCGTCGACCCCGAGGTGCCGCTGCCGGAGTACGCGCAGCCCGGTGACGCGGGCTGCGACCTGCGTACGACGGAGGCCGGCGAACTCGCGCCGGGCGAGCGGACCGTACTGCCCACCGGGGTGTCCATCGCGCTCCCTGAGGGGTACGCGGCCTTCGTGCACCCCCGTTCCGGGCTCGCCGCCCGCTGCGGTGTCGCTCTGGTGAATGCCCCGGGGACGGTGGATGCCGGGTACCGTGGAGAGATCAAGGTGATCGTCGTGAATCTCGATCCGCGCGAGTCCGTGCGGTTCGAGCGCTTCGACCGGATTGCCCAACTGGTCGTCCAGCGGGTCGAGAAGGTGCGCTTCCAGGAGGTGGCGGAGCTTCCCGTATCGGCACGGGCCGAGGGGGGCTTCGGGTCCACCGGCGGCCATGCCGCCGTGGGCGTCGGCTCGGGCGTGAGCCAGGGCGAACAAACGGGTGGGAATCGATACGCATCGGTCGTATCCGACCGGGAAGGACAGTGA
- a CDS encoding DUF4193 domain-containing protein, with the protein MATDYDTPRKTDDDLNEDSIEELKARRNDKSTSTVDVDEFEAAEGLELPGADLSNEELAVRVLPKQQDEFTCMSCFLVHHRSQLAKEKNGQPICRDCD; encoded by the coding sequence ATGGCAACGGACTACGACACCCCACGCAAGACCGATGACGACCTCAACGAGGACAGCATCGAGGAACTGAAGGCCCGGAGGAACGACAAGTCGACTTCGACTGTCGACGTCGACGAGTTCGAGGCCGCCGAGGGCCTCGAACTGCCCGGCGCGGACCTGTCCAACGAGGAGCTCGCCGTCCGGGTGCTCCCGAAGCAGCAGGACGAGTTCACCTGCATGAGCTGCTTCCTGGTGCACCACCGCAGCCAGCTGGCCAAGGAGAAGAACGGCCAGCCGATCTGCCGCGACTGCGACTGA